A window of Vigna unguiculata cultivar IT97K-499-35 chromosome 4, ASM411807v1, whole genome shotgun sequence contains these coding sequences:
- the LOC114180811 gene encoding receptor-like protein EIX2, with product MTTCFPRLCYALLLLLLHAAESILGLNNSAEIKCIERERQALLNFKHGLIDDYGVLSTWSDEDNSRDCCKWRGIKCDHQTTHVTILRLPGSDTQYLRGTANITSLFPLQNIQHLDLSCNNFRGSHIPQLIGSLTNLRYLNLSNSYFSGRIPTQLGSLTHLRYLDLSYNHLDGELPRQLGNLSQLRYLGLSGRNLDGKIPSELGNLGTLSFQVGDFPFLQTLRLDGDFHVKPEDAKWLSNLSSLTNLDFNGLHNPHWLQMIIFPNLKELRLVNCALSDTHIHSLFYSPSNFSNSLMILDLSYNMLTSSTFQLLSNFSLNLQELYLSHNDLVLPSPVHSTFPSLVTLDLSYNNITSSSVFQGSFNFSSKLQNLYLSNCGLRDDNFRISAISITNSSSSLTSLDLSLNLLKSSSIFYWLFNSTTNLRTLQLHDNMLEGPIPYEFGKVMNSLQVLDLSNNKLQGAIPSSFGNICTLQSLELSNNELSGEISSLFQNSSWCNSHVFQSLGLRYNQITGTLPASLGLLSELEILSLDGNHLEGDITESHLSNFSKLYWLSLSDNSLSLKIVPNWVPPFQILNLGLKSCMLGATFPSWLQTQRSLVSLDISDNGLYGSVPKLFWNNLQNVDFLNMSQNNLTGAIPNISLKFVKRPSIILNSNKFEGQIPSFLLQASELRLSNNKFSDLSSLICGQGTSTMAILDLSNNQLKGELPDCWKSVDRLMCLNLGNNKLSGKIPVSMGSLLELKVLVLRNNNLMGRLASTLKNCRNLIMLDVAENMLSGPIPSWIGESMNQLIILNMRDNHFSGNLPIQLCYLKHIKFLDLSRNMLTKGIPSCLNNLTALSENTSEIIYSIYWMNNNYFFIYYGSSNVADYTLNITWKGVEQGFKNPELKLKSIDLSSNKLTGEIPKEIAYLVGLVSLNLSRNYLSGEIPSVIGNLSWLESLDLSRNNISGGIPFSLSEIDFLGKLDLSHNSLSGRIPSGRHFGTFDVSSFEGNVGLCGEQLNRTCPEDGNHTTIKTEEHGNDEESVFYEALYMSMGIGYFTGFWGLVGPILLSRSWRNAYLG from the coding sequence ATGACTACTTGTTTTCCTAGACTCTGTTATGCACTTCTCCTGCTCTTGCTCCATGCTGCAGAATCCATTCTCGGATTGAACAATAGCGCAGAAATAAAGTGCATTGAGAGGGAGAGACAGGCACTCCTCAACTTCAAACATGGCCTCATAGATGACTATGGCGTGCTGTCTACATGGAGCGATGAAGACAACAGTCGAGATTGTTGCAAATGGAGAGGCATTAAATGCGATCATCAAACAACTCATGTAACCATCCTTCGTCTCCCTGGTTCTGATACACAATATTTGAGAGGTACAGCCAATATCACTTCATTGTTTCCCTTGCAAAATATTCAACATTTGGATCTCAGCTGCAATAATTTCCGAGGGAGTCACATCCCACAACTCATTGGCTCACTAACCAACTTAAGATATCTCAATCTCTCCAATTCTTATTTTAGTGGGAGAATTCCTACCCAACTTGGAAGCCTTACACACTTAAGGTATCTCGATCTCAGTTACAATCATCTCGACGGGGAACTCCCTCGTCAACTTGGAAATCTGTCACAGTTGAGGTATCTTGGTCTTAGTGGACGTAATCTTGATGGGAAAATCCCTTCTGAACTTGGAAATCTTGGAACATTGTCTTTCCAGGTTGGCGATTTTCCTTTCTTGCAAACTCTTAGACTTGATGGTGATTTTCATGTTAAACCCGAGGATGCAAAGTGGTTGTCTAATCTCAGTTCCCTAACAAATCTTGACTTCAATGGTTTACATAACCCTCACTGGTTGCAAATgattatttttccaaatttaaaaGAGTTGAGGCTAGTTAACTGTGCTCTTTCAGATACCCATATTCATTCTCTGTTTTATTCACCTTCCAACTTTTCCAATTCTCTTATGATCCTTGACCTTTCTTATAATATGCTGACATCCTCAACATTTCAATTACTGTCTAACTTTAGCCTTAATCTTCAAGAGCTTTATCTTTCTCATAATGACCTTGTTTTGCCATCTCCAGTCCACTCAACCTTTCCTTCTCTTGTGACCCTTGACCTTTCCTATAATAATATCACATCATCATCAGTCTTTCAAGGTAGTTTCAACTTCAGTTCAAAACTTCAAAATCTTTATTTGTCAAATTGTGGTCTAAGGGATGATAACTTTCGCATCTCAGCTATTTCAATTACgaattcttcatcttctcttaCCTCGCTTGATCTCTCTTTAAATCTGTTGAAATCATCATCCATATTTTACTGGCTCTTCAACTCCACTACCAATCTTCGTACACTTCAACTTCATGATAACATGTTGGAAGGTCCCATTCCATATGAATTTGGAAAAGTGATGAACTCCCTTCAAGTTCTTGACCTCTCCAACAATAAACTTCAAGGTGCAATTCCATCTTCCTTTGGGAACATATGCACATTGCAGAGTTTAGAACTCTCAAATAACGAGTTGAGTGGGGAAATTTCTAGCTTATTTCAAAATTCTTCATGGTGCAACAGTCACGTGTTTCAGAGTTTAGGTTTACGTTATAATCAGATTACCGGCACGCTACCTGCAAGTCTTGGATTACTATCTGAGTTGGAGATTCTTTCGTTGGATGGAAATCATTTGGAGGGTGACATCACCGAATCCCATCTTTCCAATTTTTCCAAATTATATTGGTTATCTTTGTCAGATAACTCTCTGTCTTTGAAAATAGTTCCTAATTGGGTTCCtccatttcaaatattaaacttGGGACTAAAATCTTGCATGTTGGGCGCCACTTTTCCTAGTTGGCTCCAGACTCAACGCTCCTTAGTTTCTCTGGATATTTCTGATAATGGGCTCTATGGTTCGGTACCAAAATTGTTTTGGAACAACTTGCAAAATGTGGATTTTTTGAATATGTCCCAGAATAATCTCACTGGTGCAATTCCTAATATATCATTGAAGTTTGTCAAGAGACCTTCTATAATTCTGAATTCAAATAAGTTTGAAGGCCAAATTCCATCGTTTTTACTACAAGCATCAGAGTTGAGACTTTCCAACAATAAATTTTCAGATCTATCTTCACTCATATGTGGCCAAGGCACCTCTACAATGGCCATTTTAGATTTATCAAATAATCAACTGAAGGGAGAACTCCCAGACTGTTGGAAATCTGTAGATCGGTTAATGTGTCTCAATTTAGGCAACAATAAATTATCAGGGAAAATTCCTGTCTCCATGGGCAGCCTTCTTGAATTGAAAGTCTTGGTTTTGCGAAACAATAACCTGATGGGTAGATTAGCTTCGACTTTGAAGAATTGcagaaatttaattatgttggaTGTGGCTGAAAATATGTTGTCCGGTCCCATACCATCATGGATCGGTGAAAGCATGAACCAGTTGATAATCTTGAATATGCGAGATAATCACTTTTCTGGAAACCTTCCCATTCAACTCTGTTATTTGAAGCATATTAAATTCTTGGATCTCTCAAGAAATATGTTAACAAAAGGAATTCCATCTTGCTTAAACAATTTGACTGCACTGTCTGAAAACACAAGTGAgattatatatagtatatattgGATGAATAACAattacttctttatttattatggcAGTTCAAATGTGGCAGATTATACCCTTAACATTACGTGGAAAGGTGTGGAACAAGGGTTCAAGAATCCAGAGTTAAAGCTGAAGAGCATTGATCTTTCAAGTAATAAGTTAACCGGTGAAATACCAAAAGAGATTGCATATTTGGTTGGGTTAGTTTCTTTGAATTTATCCAGAAATTATCTGAGTGGAGAAATTCCTTCAGTGATTGGAAACTTAAGTTGGCTAGAGTCCCTTGACTTATCAAGAAATAATATCAGTGGGGGAATTCCTTTCTCACTTTCTGAAATTGATTTTCTTGGGAAGTTAGATCTGTCACACAACTCTCTGTCTGGAAGGATACCATCAGGAAGACACTTTGGAACTTTTGATGTCTCTAGTTTTGAAGGGAATGTTGGTCTTTGTGGTGAACAACTTAACAGAACTTGTCCTGAAGATGGAAATCATACAACAATAAAGACTGAAGAACATGGAAATGATGAAGAGAGTGTTTTCTATGAGGCATTGTACATGAGCATGGGGATTGGATATTTCACTGGATTTTGGGGCTTAGTAGGGCCAATACTACTTTCGCGTTCTTGGAGAAATGCTTATCTGGGATGA